In one window of Hyla sarda isolate aHylSar1 chromosome 1, aHylSar1.hap1, whole genome shotgun sequence DNA:
- the CRYBB1 gene encoding beta-crystallin B1, translated as MSQTPKAAAAASQGADVKEKGTPGPISLPVTKPTKSGETSLGTFKVIIFEQENFQGRHMELLNECVNLGERGFDRVRSVIVDSGPWVAYEQSNFRGEMFILEKGEYPRWDTWSSSYRSDCFVSLRPIRMDSQEHKISLFESADFKGNKMEIIEDDVPSLWAYGFCDRVGSVKVPSGTWVGYQYPGYRGYQYLFETCDYKHWNEWSAFQPQIQSIRRIRDKQWHQKGCFLIPSTASTK; from the exons ATGTCTCAGACACCTAAAGCTGCTGCTGCCGCCAGCCAGGGCGCTGATGTCAAGGAAAAGGGTACCCCTGGACCAATTTCCCTTCCTGTAACCAAGCCCACAAAAAGTGGTGAAACAAGCCTGGGAACCTTCAAG GTGATCATCTTTGAGCAAGAGAACTTCCAAGGAAGACATATGGAGCTTCTGAATGAGTGTGTAAACCTTGGGGAGCGAGGCTTTGACAGAGTACGCAGTGTTATTGTCGACTCTGGACC CTGGGTTGCTTATGAGCAGTCCAACTTCCGTGGCGAGATGTTTATCTTGGAGAAGGGCGAGTATCCTCGTTGGGATACCTGGTCTAGCAGCTATAGGAGCGACTGCTTCGTGTCCCTACGCCCCATCCGAATG GATAGCCAAGAACATAAAATATCCCTGTTCGAATCCGCTGACTTCAAGGGCAACAAGATGGAAATCATTGAGGATGACGTGCCCAGCCTGTGGGCCTATGGATTCTGTGACCGTGTGGGAAGCGTAAAAGTTCCCAGTGGAAC TTGGGTCGGATATCAGTATCCCGGATACAGAGGCTATCAATATCTGTTTGAAACCTGCGACTACAAACATTGGAATGAATGGAGTGCTTTCCAGCCCCAGATCCAGTCTATCCGTCGTATCAGAGATAAGCAATGGCATCAGAAGGGATGTTTTCTTATCCCTAGTACTGCCAGCACCAAGTGA